A region from the Variovorax sp. V93 genome encodes:
- a CDS encoding DegT/DnrJ/EryC1/StrS family aminotransferase, giving the protein MSEKLEFVDLKSQYVALKGQIAERMQRVLDHGQYIMGPEVKELEGRLAAYAGSKHCITVASGTEALLIALMAIDLKPGDEVITTPFTFAATAEMIVLLGGVPVFVDIEPDTCNIDAALVEAKVTSRTRAIMPVSLYGQCADMNEINVIAARHGLAVIEDAAQSFGATYQGRKSCNLSTLGCTSFFPSKPLGCYGDGGAVFTNDDALAQACRELRIHGQSARYTHTRVGVGGRMDTLQCAVVLAKLERFEWELQRRSELGTRYRTLLAGSRVGLLAVRPDRDCVWGQFTVFVNDRAAVQAVLHQQGIPTAVHYPKPLHRQPAYARYGHDDACPNSVRAGERAMSLPFSADLKDADHDRVVRALIEAVRQ; this is encoded by the coding sequence ATGAGCGAAAAGCTCGAGTTCGTCGACCTCAAGTCCCAGTACGTAGCGCTGAAGGGACAGATCGCGGAGCGTATGCAACGTGTACTAGATCACGGTCAGTACATCATGGGTCCGGAGGTGAAGGAATTGGAGGGGAGGCTTGCGGCGTACGCTGGCTCGAAGCATTGCATCACGGTTGCCAGTGGTACCGAGGCCTTGTTGATTGCCCTGATGGCGATTGACCTGAAACCCGGCGACGAAGTCATCACCACGCCATTCACCTTTGCCGCAACTGCCGAGATGATCGTGCTGTTGGGCGGCGTACCAGTTTTCGTGGACATCGAACCCGACACCTGCAACATCGATGCGGCGCTAGTTGAAGCGAAGGTGACCAGTCGTACGCGTGCGATCATGCCCGTCAGCTTGTACGGCCAATGCGCCGACATGAATGAGATCAATGTGATCGCCGCGCGCCACGGCTTGGCGGTCATCGAGGATGCAGCGCAGAGTTTTGGCGCTACTTACCAGGGCCGCAAGAGTTGCAACCTCAGTACCTTGGGGTGCACAAGCTTTTTCCCTAGCAAGCCTTTGGGATGCTACGGGGACGGTGGCGCAGTATTCACCAATGACGACGCGCTGGCACAGGCATGCAGGGAGCTTCGTATACATGGGCAGAGCGCACGCTACACACACACACGAGTTGGTGTCGGTGGTCGCATGGATACGCTGCAGTGCGCGGTGGTGCTTGCCAAGCTGGAGCGCTTCGAATGGGAACTACAGCGCCGCAGCGAACTCGGCACCCGCTACCGTACGCTGCTGGCCGGCTCAAGGGTGGGCCTGCTGGCGGTGCGGCCCGATCGCGATTGTGTGTGGGGTCAGTTCACCGTGTTCGTCAATGATCGAGCGGCAGTGCAGGCGGTATTGCATCAACAAGGTATTCCGACTGCTGTGCATTATCCGAAGCCACTCCACCGTCAGCCGGCGTACGCCCGCTACGGCCACGATGATGCCTGTCCTAACAGCGTCCGCGCTGGCGAGCGCGCAATGAGCTTGCCGTTCAGCGCGGATTTGAAGGATGCTGATCACGACCGCGTGGTGCGAGCCTTGATCGAAGCCGTTCGACAATGA
- a CDS encoding polysaccharide biosynthesis protein produces the protein MQEIVLGWPRSHKRLIVLVLDLFLALLATWLAFTLRLDTWHQPVRMEWTVYAISPLLAIPVFVKFGLYRAIFRYTGLAAILATSKAVATYGLLFLPVVVVLYLREGVPRSLSILQPLILLLLVAGSRTLAWHWLATGTRTSSRLLIYGAGSAGAQTAAALASAQQYTLLGFIDDDERKAGRTINRVPVMLPAAVPAFVSKFAVTDILLALPSASRERRNQIIKHLSALPARIRTIPGLADLASGRVTVQDFRDLDIEDLLGRSPVAPDLELLARNLAHKVVLVTGAGGSIGSELCRQIVQQGPSQLLLIDHSEFALYRIHQELELLIGRNGLPVRTVPLLASVCNFERISEICVMYKPASVYHAAAYKHVPMVEANPGEGVLNNVFGTLNVARAALAAGVEHFVLVSTDKAVRPTNIMGATKRVAELVLQALASCGDTAFEEVCVGEGGATISTTCFSMVRFGNVLGSSGSVVPLFRSQIAERRPLTVTHPEMTRYFMTIPEAAQLVLHAGAMADSGDLFVLDMGEPVKILDLAKRMVALAGLTVRSEAHPTGDIDIGYSGLRPGEKLFEELLIGENPLPTSHPRIIRAREDYMAWPDLKVHLRTLLSAARSGNIAAMKDVLRLLVPGYTPKTPSIE, from the coding sequence GTGCAAGAAATCGTCCTCGGGTGGCCTCGTTCACACAAGCGCCTCATTGTGCTTGTCTTGGACCTTTTTCTGGCGCTACTTGCAACGTGGCTTGCATTCACTCTTCGATTGGACACTTGGCATCAGCCTGTGAGGATGGAATGGACCGTGTACGCCATCTCACCTTTGCTGGCCATTCCGGTCTTTGTGAAGTTCGGTTTGTACCGCGCAATCTTTCGATACACCGGTTTGGCCGCGATCCTCGCAACAAGCAAAGCCGTTGCGACATACGGGCTACTTTTTCTTCCAGTGGTAGTTGTGCTCTACCTGCGTGAAGGCGTACCGCGCAGCCTCAGCATTCTGCAGCCGCTCATTCTGCTGCTGCTGGTCGCCGGAAGCCGGACATTGGCATGGCACTGGCTGGCTACCGGCACCCGCACCTCGAGCCGCTTGTTGATTTACGGAGCGGGAAGCGCTGGCGCACAAACGGCGGCCGCCCTAGCCAGCGCTCAGCAGTACACACTGCTCGGTTTCATCGACGATGATGAGCGCAAGGCGGGTCGCACCATCAACCGGGTCCCCGTTATGTTGCCAGCCGCCGTCCCGGCCTTTGTCAGCAAGTTCGCCGTAACCGACATCTTGCTGGCATTGCCCAGTGCTAGCCGAGAAAGGCGCAACCAGATCATCAAGCATCTGTCTGCGTTACCAGCGCGCATCCGTACGATTCCGGGTCTGGCCGATTTGGCAAGCGGTCGCGTTACGGTGCAGGATTTTCGCGATTTGGATATCGAAGACTTGTTAGGTCGGTCGCCGGTTGCGCCAGACCTTGAGTTGCTGGCGCGCAATCTCGCGCACAAGGTGGTGCTGGTCACTGGTGCCGGCGGCAGCATCGGCAGCGAATTGTGTCGCCAGATTGTGCAGCAGGGGCCGAGCCAGCTCCTGCTGATCGATCACAGCGAATTCGCCCTGTATCGGATTCATCAGGAACTGGAACTTTTGATAGGCCGCAACGGGCTCCCGGTGCGCACCGTCCCGCTGCTCGCCAGCGTGTGCAACTTCGAGCGCATCTCCGAAATATGCGTCATGTACAAGCCCGCGTCGGTCTATCACGCTGCAGCCTACAAGCACGTGCCGATGGTCGAAGCCAACCCAGGCGAAGGCGTACTCAACAACGTCTTCGGCACGCTGAATGTAGCCCGCGCAGCGCTGGCTGCAGGGGTGGAGCATTTTGTCTTGGTTTCCACCGACAAGGCCGTTCGCCCGACCAACATCATGGGTGCGACGAAGCGGGTTGCAGAACTCGTGCTGCAGGCGCTGGCAAGTTGCGGCGACACGGCATTCGAAGAGGTCTGTGTGGGTGAGGGCGGAGCGACAATCTCGACGACTTGCTTTTCAATGGTTCGATTCGGGAACGTGCTGGGATCGAGTGGCAGCGTGGTGCCGCTCTTCCGCTCGCAGATCGCGGAAAGGAGGCCACTCACGGTCACCCATCCCGAAATGACGCGTTATTTCATGACGATTCCGGAAGCCGCCCAACTCGTACTGCACGCAGGAGCCATGGCGGATAGCGGTGACCTGTTCGTTTTGGATATGGGCGAGCCGGTGAAGATCCTCGATCTTGCAAAACGAATGGTCGCCCTCGCCGGGCTGACAGTCCGGAGCGAGGCGCACCCCACTGGAGACATCGACATTGGTTACAGCGGGCTGCGACCCGGCGAAAAACTGTTCGAAGAACTGCTCATCGGGGAGAATCCGCTGCCGACTAGCCACCCCCGCATCATTCGCGCCAGAGAAGACTATATGGCTTGGCCTGACCTCAAAGTTCATTTGCGGACACTGCTAAGTGCCGCGCGCAGTGGCAACATCGCGGCAATGAAGGATGTTTTGCGCTTGCTGGTACCTGGCTACACGCCGAAAACACCATCGATTGAATAG
- a CDS encoding DapH/DapD/GlmU-related protein, whose protein sequence is MSALSHESAIVDKGANIGKGTRLWHWVHVSAGATIGANCSLGQNVYVGNDVRIGNNVKIQNNVSVYDAVTLEDDVFCGPSMVFTNVYNPRSAVSRKSEYRRTLVRQGATLGANSTIICGVTIGRYAFVGAGAVVNRDVPDFALVLGVPARLVGWMSRHGERLEFAGEHATCQATGERYVLRSGVCALEIEVST, encoded by the coding sequence ATGAGCGCGCTGTCTCACGAATCAGCTATCGTCGACAAGGGCGCCAACATCGGCAAAGGAACCCGTCTCTGGCATTGGGTGCACGTGAGCGCGGGCGCGACGATCGGCGCGAATTGCTCGCTGGGTCAGAACGTCTATGTCGGCAACGACGTGCGGATCGGCAACAACGTCAAGATCCAGAACAACGTGAGTGTCTACGACGCCGTGACGCTCGAAGACGATGTGTTCTGCGGTCCCAGCATGGTTTTCACCAATGTCTATAACCCCCGGTCGGCCGTGAGCCGCAAAAGCGAGTACCGACGCACGCTCGTGCGCCAAGGCGCCACGTTGGGAGCCAACAGCACCATCATTTGCGGTGTAACCATTGGACGCTATGCCTTTGTGGGCGCTGGCGCCGTGGTGAATCGCGATGTGCCGGACTTTGCCCTAGTGCTCGGCGTGCCGGCTCGGCTTGTAGGTTGGATGAGCCGACATGGCGAGCGTCTGGAGTTTGCCGGCGAGCACGCAACATGCCAGGCCACGGGTGAAAGATACGTGCTGCGCAGCGGCGTTTGCGCTCTCGAAATCGAGGTATCAACATGA
- a CDS encoding pilin produces the protein MNRRSIARNVQKGFTLIELMIVVAIIGILAAVALPAYQDYTVRARVTEAIVIASGAKATIGENAANGASLDSGVDAIASGSGLKNLSTMSTAAATGVITLVTTSAAGALTLTLTPTANGSALQSGVLPGGPIKWTCAVSSAAKNKFVPTECRI, from the coding sequence ATGAACCGTCGTTCTATCGCACGCAACGTGCAAAAGGGTTTCACCCTTATCGAATTGATGATCGTTGTGGCGATCATCGGTATCTTGGCTGCTGTGGCTCTGCCGGCGTATCAGGATTACACGGTGCGCGCGCGTGTGACCGAGGCGATTGTCATTGCTTCTGGCGCGAAGGCGACCATTGGTGAGAATGCCGCGAATGGTGCCTCCCTTGATTCTGGTGTCGACGCCATTGCATCGGGATCGGGCCTGAAGAACCTTAGCACCATGAGTACGGCTGCTGCGACCGGCGTCATCACGTTGGTGACAACGTCGGCTGCAGGTGCTTTGACCCTCACGTTGACCCCGACCGCTAATGGCTCTGCTTTGCAAAGTGGTGTTCTTCCGGGTGGCCCGATCAAGTGGACGTGCGCAGTTTCCAGTGCTGCAAAGAACAAGTTTGTTCCGACTGAATGCCGCATCTAA
- a CDS encoding 3',5'-cyclic-nucleotide phosphodiesterase, producing the protein MQVRVLGCSGAIAKDCRTTSFLIDTDLLVDAGTGVGDLTLEEMAGIDDVVLTHSHLDHIAALPLMLDAVAGRRTRPLRVHALRATIEALRAHVFNNVIWPDFESIPSPEAPFVSFHDIAVGQVLQLGSAAPKRIEVLPAVHTVPACGFAVSRAEGGANWVFTGDTERNTPFWDRLNALDVAMLVIETAFSNREQALAERSLHLSPRALADELAHIDPGKKFPIYITHTKPAETEEIMWQIEDLAGHQVAGLAQRDIRWLKADGVLTF; encoded by the coding sequence ATGCAGGTTCGCGTGCTGGGTTGCTCGGGCGCCATTGCCAAGGACTGCCGGACCACCTCGTTCCTGATCGACACCGACCTGCTCGTCGATGCGGGCACCGGCGTGGGCGACCTCACCCTCGAAGAAATGGCCGGCATCGACGACGTGGTGCTCACCCACAGCCACCTCGACCACATCGCCGCGCTGCCCCTCATGCTCGACGCCGTGGCCGGCCGCCGCACCCGCCCGCTGCGCGTGCACGCCCTGCGCGCCACCATCGAGGCGCTGCGCGCCCACGTGTTCAACAACGTCATCTGGCCCGACTTCGAAAGCATTCCCAGCCCCGAGGCGCCCTTCGTGAGCTTTCACGACATTGCCGTGGGCCAGGTGCTGCAGCTGGGCAGCGCCGCCCCCAAGCGCATCGAGGTGCTGCCGGCCGTGCACACCGTGCCCGCCTGCGGCTTTGCCGTGAGCCGCGCCGAAGGCGGCGCCAACTGGGTCTTCACCGGCGACACCGAGCGCAACACCCCCTTCTGGGACCGCCTCAACGCCCTGGACGTGGCCATGCTCGTCATAGAAACGGCATTCAGCAACCGCGAGCAAGCCCTGGCCGAACGCAGCCTGCACCTGTCGCCCCGGGCACTGGCCGATGAGCTGGCGCACATCGATCCGGGCAAGAAGTTTCCGATCTACATCACCCACACCAAGCCGGCGGAAACCGAGGAGATCATGTGGCAGATCGAGGATCTGGCTGGGCACCAGGTGGCGGGGTTGGCGCAGCGGGATATCCGGTGGCTGAAGGCGGATGGGGTGCTGACGTTTTGA
- a CDS encoding nucleotide sugar dehydrogenase produces MNFAEIKLAIVGLGYVGLPLAVGFGKLMPVVGFDTNQRRIAELKAGHDRTLETDLAHLREANWLTYSADPADLRNCNVFIVTVPTPVDSANRPDLTHLLSASETVAKVMPQGAVVIFESTVYPGATEEVCVPALEKYSNKVFNKDFFCGYSPERVNPGDKVNTLAKIRKITSGSTPEVADAVDRLYNRIITAGTYKASSIKVAEAAKVIENTQRDLNIALMNELSVLFERLGIDTLDVLEAAGSKWNFLPFRPGLVGGHCIGVDPYYLTHKAEQVGYIPQIILAGRRINDNMARYAARNTIKLMLQAGMDVPRCKIGVLGITFKENCPDIRNSKVVDLVRELEAWGAQVVVTDPWANAEEVEHEYGLQLATVSESSPVDALVVAVGHTEYRALSPGVLHSYCRHAAPVLTDVKSLYDRHDAVAAGFTVFRL; encoded by the coding sequence ATGAACTTCGCAGAGATCAAACTCGCCATAGTCGGGCTCGGGTATGTCGGCTTGCCCTTGGCGGTGGGATTCGGCAAGTTGATGCCCGTCGTCGGCTTTGACACCAATCAGCGCCGAATCGCAGAGCTCAAGGCGGGTCACGACAGAACATTGGAGACCGACCTTGCGCATCTGCGAGAGGCGAACTGGTTGACTTACAGCGCAGACCCAGCCGATCTGCGCAATTGCAATGTCTTCATTGTGACCGTGCCAACGCCAGTCGACAGTGCGAACCGTCCCGATCTCACCCATTTGCTGAGTGCCAGCGAAACAGTGGCAAAGGTCATGCCGCAAGGCGCAGTCGTCATCTTCGAGTCGACGGTTTATCCCGGTGCAACCGAAGAAGTCTGTGTGCCCGCCCTGGAGAAGTATTCGAACAAGGTGTTCAACAAGGACTTTTTCTGTGGCTACAGTCCAGAGCGCGTGAATCCAGGGGACAAAGTCAACACGCTGGCGAAGATCAGGAAGATCACCAGCGGCAGCACGCCCGAAGTGGCCGACGCGGTTGACCGCCTCTACAACAGGATCATCACGGCGGGCACGTACAAGGCGAGCAGTATCAAGGTGGCCGAGGCCGCCAAGGTCATCGAGAACACGCAGCGAGACCTGAACATCGCATTAATGAATGAGCTTTCCGTCCTGTTCGAAAGGCTTGGGATCGACACGCTCGACGTGCTTGAGGCGGCCGGGAGCAAGTGGAATTTTCTTCCGTTTCGGCCCGGCCTTGTCGGAGGCCACTGCATCGGCGTCGATCCGTACTACCTCACCCACAAGGCAGAGCAAGTCGGCTACATCCCGCAGATCATCCTGGCGGGGCGTCGCATCAACGACAACATGGCGCGCTACGCCGCGCGCAACACGATCAAGCTGATGCTCCAAGCAGGCATGGACGTGCCACGATGCAAGATTGGCGTGTTGGGCATCACTTTCAAGGAGAACTGCCCGGACATTCGCAACAGCAAAGTTGTCGATTTGGTGCGAGAGCTGGAAGCTTGGGGTGCGCAGGTTGTTGTGACTGATCCTTGGGCGAACGCGGAAGAGGTCGAGCATGAATACGGCCTTCAACTCGCAACGGTGAGTGAAAGCAGTCCAGTAGATGCGCTGGTGGTTGCGGTAGGACACACCGAGTATCGAGCGCTCTCGCCAGGGGTGTTGCACAGCTATTGCCGTCACGCGGCGCCTGTGCTTACGGACGTGAAGTCGCTCTACGATCGGCATGACGCAGTGGCCGCCGGCTTCACTGTATTCAGACTTTGA
- a CDS encoding Wzy polymerase domain-containing protein produces the protein MLSLAWLLPNHSKPWTSFHSDAWAATILAVIGLVVIVRAQQVVACQGLVLVVALLLPLPFAQYAFGLIPFAGQAWIASAYIVGFLLALVVGQQWQDWKPVWMGDILFLAIGIASIVSVAMQLQQWLDPGNDGTLDIWVVGSDGSRPYANMAQANQLATLLLWGLVACGWGVWRRQLGRIAALIASAWLLVGLALTQSRSAVLGLVVLVLASWWWGRLWGAKSVPRYVTGLAVFYVLTLLVLGPLRRFMMLEAPGSMVQRLGQEMRPELWRMLWHAAWQRPLTGYGWNQVVPAQATVAEQYLALHHPFFQSHNLFLDFILWAGFPLGALLVACVLAWIATAWRRVCMPQEALYLLLVLVVGVHAMLELPLHYGYFLLPTGLAMGALNANLKIWPLARSSRFAKRWLWLGAWCLGATLLGLVVRDYFRVEEAYNTLQLEKAQFQNGRVADPPEVLLLTDLREIQRFMKYEPVAGVSMAELQWAREVTLIWPSPRSFMTLAVLLGLNNQPVEASQWLVKMCRIVPRDQCEAGPLRWEQAQKLHPALASILWPAGVTSGQALGL, from the coding sequence TTGCTCTCGCTTGCCTGGCTGCTGCCCAATCACTCAAAGCCATGGACTTCGTTTCATTCTGATGCCTGGGCTGCAACGATATTGGCGGTAATTGGCTTGGTGGTCATCGTGCGGGCGCAGCAAGTGGTGGCGTGCCAGGGCCTAGTGTTGGTGGTCGCACTCCTGCTTCCGTTGCCTTTTGCACAATATGCTTTTGGGCTGATACCGTTTGCTGGTCAAGCCTGGATCGCGAGCGCGTACATAGTGGGTTTTTTGCTGGCACTCGTGGTCGGGCAGCAGTGGCAGGATTGGAAGCCGGTCTGGATGGGCGATATCCTATTTTTGGCGATAGGCATCGCCTCAATTGTTTCGGTGGCCATGCAGCTTCAACAATGGCTCGATCCGGGGAATGACGGCACTCTCGATATCTGGGTGGTTGGCTCGGATGGCTCGCGCCCATACGCGAACATGGCGCAAGCCAATCAGCTCGCCACGTTGCTGCTATGGGGTCTGGTGGCGTGTGGCTGGGGTGTCTGGCGACGGCAGCTCGGGCGCATCGCGGCTTTAATCGCCTCAGCGTGGTTATTGGTCGGTCTGGCGTTGACGCAGTCACGCAGTGCGGTGCTAGGGTTGGTGGTTCTGGTGTTGGCCTCGTGGTGGTGGGGTCGACTTTGGGGCGCAAAAAGCGTACCTCGATACGTCACCGGCTTGGCTGTCTTCTATGTTTTGACGTTGCTAGTACTGGGACCGCTTCGGCGATTCATGATGCTCGAAGCGCCGGGATCGATGGTGCAGCGGCTTGGCCAAGAAATGAGGCCAGAGTTGTGGCGAATGCTGTGGCATGCGGCTTGGCAACGTCCTTTGACCGGTTATGGCTGGAACCAAGTGGTGCCGGCCCAAGCGACAGTGGCGGAGCAATATCTGGCACTCCATCATCCGTTTTTTCAGTCGCACAATCTGTTCCTCGATTTCATTCTTTGGGCTGGGTTCCCTCTGGGCGCGCTCTTGGTGGCCTGTGTTTTGGCATGGATTGCAACGGCTTGGCGTCGGGTGTGTATGCCGCAGGAGGCCCTGTATCTCCTTTTGGTGTTGGTGGTCGGAGTTCACGCAATGCTGGAATTGCCGCTGCACTATGGCTATTTTTTGTTGCCGACCGGTCTGGCGATGGGGGCCTTGAATGCAAACTTGAAGATTTGGCCTTTGGCACGGTCCTCGCGGTTCGCCAAGCGGTGGCTATGGCTCGGAGCTTGGTGCTTGGGAGCGACTCTTTTGGGGTTGGTCGTGCGTGACTACTTTCGAGTGGAGGAAGCCTACAACACTTTGCAATTGGAGAAAGCGCAGTTTCAGAACGGCCGCGTGGCTGACCCGCCTGAAGTTTTGCTGTTGACAGATCTGCGCGAAATTCAACGCTTCATGAAGTATGAACCTGTTGCTGGGGTCTCCATGGCTGAGCTCCAGTGGGCGCGAGAGGTCACCCTCATATGGCCGAGCCCCCGTAGTTTCATGACGCTGGCGGTTCTGTTGGGCCTCAACAACCAGCCGGTGGAGGCGAGCCAGTGGCTGGTAAAGATGTGTCGCATTGTCCCAAGGGATCAATGCGAAGCTGGGCCATTGAGATGGGAACAAGCACAGAAGTTGCACCCTGCATTGGCGAGCATCCTTTGGCCCGCCGGAGTCACATCGGGCCAAGCTCTCGGTCTCTAG
- a CDS encoding Gfo/Idh/MocA family oxidoreductase: MKNFALIGAAGYIAPRHMRAIRETGNTLSTAFDVNDSVGIIDSLAPEADFFTDFECFYEHSQRLKRLPSSALDYVSVCSPNHLHHPHIAAGLRLGCDVICEKPLVPTTDLLDELERVERECGKRVFTILQLRHHESIHRLRDNVAKAPTDTKFDVELTYITSRGKWYAASWKGDPRKSFGVATNIGVHFFDMLHFIFGRVLSNELHYSSEGKAAGFLEYERARVRWFLSIDAGDLPDEARGKKTTYRSIIVNEEELEFSEGFTDLHTVSYQEILAGRGYGLTDARQAVETVQAIRTAQPDPVHSCAHRLVGRLKL; this comes from the coding sequence ATGAAGAACTTTGCACTGATCGGCGCAGCCGGCTATATCGCACCGCGGCACATGCGTGCAATTAGGGAAACTGGCAACACGCTTTCCACAGCCTTCGATGTCAATGACTCCGTTGGCATCATCGACAGCCTTGCGCCGGAAGCTGATTTCTTTACGGACTTCGAATGCTTCTACGAACACAGTCAGCGGCTTAAGCGATTGCCATCCTCCGCGCTGGACTACGTGTCGGTCTGCTCGCCCAATCATCTGCATCACCCGCACATTGCAGCAGGACTTCGCCTCGGCTGCGACGTGATCTGCGAAAAACCACTGGTTCCCACGACCGACTTGCTTGACGAACTTGAGCGGGTCGAGCGCGAATGCGGCAAACGCGTTTTCACCATTCTTCAGTTGCGTCATCACGAATCCATTCACCGGCTGCGCGACAACGTCGCCAAAGCGCCCACTGATACCAAATTCGACGTTGAGCTGACCTACATCACATCGCGTGGCAAGTGGTATGCGGCGAGTTGGAAAGGCGATCCTCGCAAGTCCTTTGGCGTTGCAACCAACATTGGCGTGCATTTTTTTGACATGCTGCATTTCATCTTCGGACGGGTATTGAGCAACGAGCTGCACTACTCCAGCGAAGGCAAGGCGGCCGGCTTTCTGGAATACGAGCGCGCTCGGGTGCGCTGGTTTCTCTCCATCGATGCAGGTGATCTGCCGGATGAGGCCAGAGGCAAGAAGACGACCTATCGATCGATCATTGTGAATGAGGAGGAGCTTGAGTTTTCTGAAGGATTCACGGACCTCCACACCGTCAGCTATCAGGAGATTCTTGCTGGCCGAGGCTACGGTTTGACAGATGCGCGTCAAGCCGTCGAAACCGTGCAGGCCATCCGTACGGCGCAACCCGATCCTGTGCACTCGTGCGCGCATCGTCTTGTAGGGCGTCTGAAATTATGA